A single region of the Streptomyces sp. NBC_00425 genome encodes:
- a CDS encoding Stk1 family PASTA domain-containing Ser/Thr kinase, translating to MSHDGGQGRYAGRALAAGRYQLRDLLGEGGMASVHLAYDAVLDRQVAVKTLHTELGREQAFRERFRREAQAVAKLTHTNIVSVFDTGEDEVEGLTTPYIVMEYVEGRPLGSVLDEDVRQQGAMPADKALKITADVLAALEISHEMGLVHRDIKPGNVMMTKRGVVKVMDFGIARAMQSGVTSMTQTGMVVGTPQYLSPEQALGRGVDARSDLYSVGIMLFQLVTGRLPFEADSPLAIAYAHVQEEPVAPSSINRALPPAVDALVARALKKNPNERFPTAVAMRDECLRVAASFQPAPPSIVPGAPTASGAGVGSAVFPPVGQNTPAPQGNVQTPYQPAPNPNPYGTPTPSPSYGYPQQGGYQTPAPAYNHQQPPTPPGYHLSPQASAAVAPGDSRRRSKAVSICSAVVAVVAVGGLIGSLATNGDGDDAKGGGTSASPSATKAAGYRAPDPSKTIEATECSEPRESYNDPDKIQVPDFKFKYIGSVKECFQAASWQYKIIKVDENTYGDGAIMDQFPAAGTDVDPKDMPEIQLRVSSGNPAS from the coding sequence ATGAGCCACGACGGCGGGCAAGGCCGGTACGCGGGGCGGGCGCTCGCCGCCGGCCGCTATCAGCTGCGCGACCTGCTCGGCGAGGGCGGCATGGCCTCGGTGCACCTCGCCTACGACGCCGTGCTCGACCGGCAGGTCGCGGTCAAGACCCTGCACACCGAGCTGGGCCGCGAACAGGCCTTCCGCGAGCGGTTCCGCCGCGAGGCCCAGGCCGTGGCCAAGCTCACGCACACCAACATCGTCTCCGTCTTCGACACCGGAGAGGACGAGGTCGAAGGACTGACGACTCCGTACATCGTCATGGAGTACGTCGAGGGCCGCCCGCTCGGCTCGGTGCTCGACGAGGACGTGCGGCAGCAGGGCGCGATGCCCGCCGACAAGGCGCTGAAGATCACCGCGGACGTGCTGGCGGCACTGGAGATCAGCCACGAGATGGGGCTGGTCCACCGCGACATCAAGCCCGGCAACGTGATGATGACCAAGCGTGGCGTGGTCAAGGTGATGGACTTCGGCATCGCGCGCGCGATGCAGTCCGGCGTCACCTCGATGACGCAGACCGGCATGGTGGTCGGCACCCCGCAGTACCTCTCGCCCGAACAGGCCCTGGGGCGCGGCGTGGACGCCCGGTCCGACCTCTACTCGGTCGGCATCATGCTGTTCCAGCTGGTCACCGGTCGGCTGCCGTTCGAGGCGGATTCGCCGCTTGCGATCGCGTACGCGCACGTACAGGAGGAGCCGGTGGCTCCTTCGTCGATCAACCGAGCGCTGCCGCCGGCCGTCGACGCGCTCGTCGCCCGCGCGCTGAAGAAGAACCCGAACGAGCGTTTTCCGACCGCGGTCGCGATGCGCGACGAGTGCCTGCGCGTCGCCGCGTCCTTCCAGCCGGCCCCGCCGAGCATCGTCCCGGGCGCGCCCACGGCGAGCGGCGCGGGAGTCGGCTCCGCGGTGTTCCCGCCGGTCGGCCAGAACACCCCGGCACCTCAGGGCAACGTCCAGACGCCCTACCAGCCCGCGCCGAACCCGAACCCGTACGGCACCCCGACGCCGTCACCCTCCTACGGCTACCCGCAGCAGGGCGGCTATCAGACGCCGGCGCCGGCCTACAACCACCAGCAGCCGCCCACCCCGCCCGGGTACCACCTGAGCCCGCAGGCGTCGGCCGCGGTGGCCCCGGGCGACAGCCGCCGCCGGAGCAAGGCCGTGTCCATCTGCTCGGCCGTGGTCGCCGTGGTGGCGGTCGGCGGCCTCATCGGCAGCCTCGCCACGAACGGGGACGGCGACGACGCCAAGGGCGGCGGGACCAGCGCCTCGCCCTCGGCGACCAAGGCCGCGGGCTACCGCGCGCCCGACCCCAGCAAGACGATCGAGGCCACGGAGTGCTCCGAGCCCCGGGAGTCGTACAACGACCCCGACAAGATCCAGGTCCCGGACTTCAAGTTCAAGTACATCGGCTCGGTCAAGGAGTGCTTCCAGGCCGCCAGCTGGCAGTACAAGATCATCAAGGTGGACGAGAACACGTACGGCGACGGGGCGATCATGGATCAGTTCCCCGCCGCGGGGACGGACGTCGACCCGAAGGACATGCCCGAGATCCAGCTGCGGGTGTCCTCCGGCAACCCGGCTTCCTGA
- a CDS encoding bacterial proteasome activator family protein, whose translation MEMSRNERSPENAQKILVVGQDGMALGGIDADEDSREIPVTEQVEQPAKVMRIGSMIKQLLEEVRAAPLDEASRARLKEIHSSSVKELEDGLAPELVEELERLSLPFNEESTPSDAELRIAQAQLVGWLEGLFHGIQTTLFAQQMAARAQLEQMRRALPPGVGHEGGDDPRAGGRTGGPYL comes from the coding sequence ATGGAGATGTCGAGGAACGAACGGTCGCCGGAGAACGCCCAGAAGATCCTGGTCGTCGGCCAGGACGGCATGGCGCTGGGCGGCATCGACGCCGACGAGGACTCCCGTGAGATCCCGGTGACGGAGCAGGTCGAGCAGCCCGCGAAGGTGATGCGCATCGGCAGCATGATCAAGCAACTGCTCGAGGAGGTGCGCGCGGCTCCTCTGGACGAGGCGAGCCGGGCCCGGCTGAAGGAGATCCACTCGAGCTCGGTGAAGGAGCTGGAGGACGGCCTGGCGCCGGAACTGGTCGAGGAACTGGAGCGGCTCTCCCTGCCGTTCAACGAGGAGTCGACCCCGAGCGACGCGGAGCTGCGGATCGCGCAGGCCCAGTTGGTCGGCTGGCTCGAGGGCCTCTTCCACGGCATTCAGACCACCCTCTTCGCGCAGCAGATGGCCGCGCGCGCCCAGCTGGAGCAGATGCGGCGCGCCCTGCCGCCGGGAGTCGGCCACGAGGGCGGCGACGACCCGCGCGCGGGCGGCCGCACCGGCGGACCGTACCTGTAG
- a CDS encoding NAD(P)H-quinone oxidoreductase: MHAITIPEPGGPEALVWDEVPDPVPGEGEVLVEVVASAVNRADILQRQGFYDPPPGASRHPGLECSGRIAALGPGVSGWNVGDEVCALLAGGGYAQRVAVPAGQLLPVPQGVDLRQAAALPEVTSTVWSNVFMIAHLRPGETLLVHGGSSGIGTMAIQLAKAFGATVAVTAGTAEKLVRCAGLGADILINYREQDFVAELKKATDGAGADVVLDNMGAKYLDRNVQALAVNGRLAIIGMQGGVKAELNIGMLLGKRAAVSATSLRARPPGEKAAIVAAVREHVWPLLAAGHVRPVVDCELPMSEAAAAHRVVEESGHVGKVLLIAP; the protein is encoded by the coding sequence ATGCATGCGATCACGATTCCCGAACCCGGTGGTCCCGAGGCGCTGGTCTGGGACGAGGTCCCCGATCCCGTACCCGGCGAGGGCGAGGTCCTGGTCGAGGTGGTGGCCAGCGCCGTCAACCGCGCCGACATCCTGCAGCGGCAGGGCTTCTACGACCCGCCGCCCGGGGCCTCCCGCCACCCGGGCCTGGAGTGCTCGGGCCGGATCGCCGCGCTCGGCCCGGGGGTGTCCGGCTGGAACGTCGGCGACGAGGTGTGCGCGCTGCTCGCGGGCGGCGGATACGCCCAGCGGGTCGCCGTGCCGGCCGGCCAGCTGCTGCCCGTGCCGCAGGGCGTCGACCTGCGGCAGGCCGCCGCGCTCCCCGAGGTCACCAGCACCGTCTGGTCGAACGTCTTCATGATCGCCCACCTTCGGCCGGGCGAGACGCTGCTGGTGCACGGCGGGTCCAGCGGCATCGGCACGATGGCGATCCAGCTGGCCAAAGCCTTCGGCGCGACGGTCGCCGTCACCGCGGGCACCGCCGAGAAGCTGGTCCGGTGCGCCGGGCTGGGCGCCGACATCCTGATCAACTACCGCGAGCAGGACTTCGTCGCAGAGCTGAAGAAGGCCACCGACGGCGCGGGCGCCGACGTCGTTCTCGACAACATGGGCGCGAAGTACCTGGACCGCAACGTGCAGGCTCTCGCCGTCAACGGCAGGCTCGCGATCATCGGCATGCAGGGCGGCGTCAAGGCGGAGCTGAACATCGGCATGCTTCTCGGGAAGCGGGCCGCCGTCAGCGCGACGTCGCTGCGGGCCCGGCCGCCGGGAGAGAAGGCCGCGATCGTGGCGGCCGTGCGCGAGCACGTCTGGCCGCTGCTCGCGGCCGGCCATGTGCGCCCCGTCGTCGACTGCGAACTGCCGATGAGCGAGGCGGCCGCCGCCCACCGCGTCGTCGAGGAGAGCGGCCATGTCGGCAAGGTGCTGCTGATCGCCCCCTGA